A genomic region of Zea mays cultivar B73 chromosome 6, Zm-B73-REFERENCE-NAM-5.0, whole genome shotgun sequence contains the following coding sequences:
- the LOC103631346 gene encoding uncharacterized protein: protein MAQDMEDEDHELEVATYQHRRRRALNERRYAGSIPGRVRIHRDHISGDARIRADYFCAQPVYTDAQFRRRFRMRRHVFERLIVAVQQVDPYFVQRPNCAGELGLSALQKVVAAVRILAYGVPADAVDEYVRIGESTAHEALKHFCTAIQTAFGGYYLRKPTPADIARLLQVGEARGFPGMLGSVDCMHWEWRNCPTAWKGMFTGRGKHPTMILEAVASYDLWIWHAYFGMPGSCNDINVLQRSNLFDSHLTGDSPPVTFSVNGHTYNMGYYLADGIYPDWPAFVKTIRHPYDVRTQHFATIQESARKDIERTFGVLHKRWAIVRGPAYGWSPQHIGDIMKTSIILHNMIVEDEGPSSLNTSFDNIGVLADTTHGSMSEHNEYINNKYDQLHDPVKYNQLQVDLIHHHWARLGSGAA from the exons ATGGCGCAAGACATGGAAGATGAAGACCATGAGCTCGAGGTTGCGACGTACCAACATCGTAGGCGTCGTGCACTTAACGAGCGTCGGTATGCTGGTTCCATTCCCGGTCGTGTTCGAATCCATCGTGACCATATCAGTGGTGATGCAAGAATCCGAGCCGACTACTTTTGCGCGCAACCGGTGTACACGGATGCACAATTTCGGAGGAG GTTTCGCATGCGTCGCCATGTGTTCGAGCGCCTCATTGTTGCTGTGCAACAAGTGGATCCCTACTTCGTTCAACGTCCAAACTGTGCCGGTGAGCTAGGTCTATCTGCCCttcagaaagttgttgctgcCGTACGTATCCTTGCATATGGTGTTCCTGCGGATGCCGTTGACGAATACGTACGCATTGGTGAATCTACGGCACATGAGGCTTTGAAACACTTTTGCACCGCCATCCAAACCGCTTTTGGGGGGTACTATCTCAGAAAACCAACTCCTGCTGATATCGCTAGGCTTCTCCAAGTTGGAGAGGCACGCGGCTTCCCTGGTATGCTTGGTAGTGtcgattgcatgcattgggagtggcgtaACTGCCCAACTGCATGGAAGGGGATGTTTACCGGTCGCGGTAAACACCCTACAATGATCCTCGAAGCTGTTGCCTCATATGACCTATGGATTTGGCATGCATACTTCGGCATGCCCGGTAGCTGTAACGACATCAATGTTCTTCAGCGTTCAAACCTGTTTGATTCGCATCTTACCGGTGATAGTCCACCAGTCACTTTCTCCGTCAATGGACACACGTACAACATGGGATATTACCTAGCAGATGGTATTTATCCGGACTGGCCAGCGTTTGTCAAGACAATCCGTCATCCGTATGATGTGAGGACACAACACTTTGCCACTATTCAAGAGTCCGCTAGAAAAGACATTGAACGAACATTTGGAGTACTACATAAGCGATGGGCCATAGTTCGTGGTCCTGCATATGGTTGGTCTCCACAACACATTGGAGATATAATGAAAACTAGCATCATATTGCACAACATGATCGTAGAAGATGAAGGTCCTTCGTCTTTGAACACAAGCTTCGACAACATCGGAGTTTTGGCGGACACTACTCATGGTTCCATGTCGGAGCACAATGAGTACATCAACAATAAGTACGACCAACTACATGATCCAGTTAAATATAATCAGTTGCAGGTTGATCTAatccaccaccactgggcgcggcTTGGATCGGGAGCTGCTTAA
- the LOC100383161 gene encoding RNA-binding KH domain-containing protein RCF3, protein MDRSRSKRGYHYDQDSPTSRSKQRFDRRSGGQNANSSYHRRGPPGGGGSDRRGFLPPDAAPPPPPPPPPPSSATADGGAGSTATTSFRILCPECKAYSFSPGFVAKVRDDSGALVTVHPPFAGDYVRVIETVDGARREADGCPPMFSPAQEALLMVHRRILETDADDGDEDGEYGPRGKDARDRGKTTTRLIVPKQHVGCLLGKGGKIIEQMRMETKTHIRILSRGQHTPRCVSSSEEVVQVVGDGNCVKKAVAIITDRLKESLHRDRGPFRGRLNSPEPRISQEDEYLGGVQQMPAYVESLGGPDQIRNNISMEPPGYVFDSNGGKVIEHPDILYEDIIFRILCPNDKADSLVATRDGILEMLQTDVGVDVRLSDITSDSDERVLIITSREGPDHELFPAQEAVLHIQTHIVDLGPDMDNIITTRLLVPASEIACFDGREGSLSDIQRQTSANVQILPREDLPSCALESDELIQIVGEIKAARNALIQVTTKLRSFLYREMPDPIQVGNINLHGAISPVAGSPRGPYQGNDIPMGAYHQASQLATSWHSKDSGGSASGSFEQGSNINDDIRQSATKRFAVPLVTRSTLEIVIPNSAVASLTMRAGSKLAQISEISGAAVTLAEDRSDILQKVVRISGTPEQASKAENLLQGFILSIPDDIPSG, encoded by the exons ATGGATCGCTCCCGCTCCAAGCGCGGCTACCACTACGACCAGGACTCCCCAACGTCCCGCTCCAAGCAGCGCTTCGACCGCCGCAGCGGCGGCCAGAATGCTAACTCGAGCTACCACCGCCGCGGCCCCCCTGGCGGCGGCGGCTCCGACCGCCGCGGGTTCCTGCCTCCCGacgccgcgccgcccccgcccccgcctcctcctcctccctcgtcGGCCACGGCGGACGGCGGCGCTGGTTCCACCGCCACAACCTCCTTTCGGATCCTGTGCCCCGAGTGCAAGGCCTATAGTTTCTCTCCCGGTTTCGTTGCCAAGGTCCGGGACGACAGCGGTGCGCTTGTCACTGTGCATCCGCCCTTCGCTGGCGACTACGTCCGGGTCATCGAGACGGTCGACGGCGCGAGGCGTGAAGCGGACGGCTGCCCGCCCATGTTCTCCCCGGCCCAAGAGGCGCTTCTCATGGTGCACCGCCGGATCCTCGAGACTGACGCTGACGACGGCGACGAGGACGGCGAGTATGGGCCCAGGGGCAAGGATGCCAGGGACAGGGGGAAGACCACTACACGACTCATCGTTCCTAAGCAGCACGTAGGATGCCTGCTCGGCAAAGGCGGCAAGATCATAGAGCAAATGAGGATGGAAACCAAGACGCACATCAGGATCCTGTCGCGTGGCCAGCACACGCCGCGCTGcgtctcctcgtccgaggaggttGTACAG GTTGTTGGAGATGGAAATTGTGTTAAGAAGGCTGTAGCAATAATCACTGATCGCTTAAAGGAAAGCTTACACCGTGATCGTGGTCCCTTCCGTGGGCGATTGAATTCACCAGAGCCTCGAATTTCTCAGGAAGATGAATATTTGGGTGGTGTTCAGCAGATGCCTGCATATGTGGAATCTTTGGGCGGACCTGATCAGATTAGGAACAACATTAGCATGGAGCCACCAGGATATGTGTTTGATTCAAATGGTGGCAAGGTCATTGAACATCCAGATATCCTGTACGAAGACATCATTTTTCGAATTCTATGCCCAAATGACAAGGCTGACAGTTTAGTTGCAACGCGTGATGGAATACTAGAGATGCTACAGACTGATGTTGGTGTCGATGTTAGGCTATCTGATATTACGTCTGATTCTGATGAAAGGGTACTAATCATCACATCCAGAGAG GGCCCAGACCATGAGCTTTTCCCAGCTCAGGAAGCGGTGCTGCACATTCAAACTCATATTGTAGACCTTGGCCCAGACATGGATAACATTATCACAACAAGACTACTTGTACCTGCAAGTGAAATTGCTTGCTTTGATGGAAGGGAGGGGTCATTATCTGATATACAGAGGCAGACTAGTGCAAACGTGCAGATATTACCAAGAGAAGATCTTCCGTCATGCGCTTTAGAGTCTGATGAACTCATACAG ATTGTTGGAGAGATTAAAGCTGCTCGGAATGCTCTGATACAAGTAACAACAAAATTAAGGAGTTTTCTATACCGTGAGATGCCTGATCCTATTCAAGTTGGCAATATCAATTTACATGGAGCCATTTCTCCAGTAGCAGGCTCACCTCGAGGACCATACCAAGGAAATGATATCCCAATGGGTGCTTATCACCAAGCATCGCAACTGGCAACTTCATGGCATTCAAAG GATAGTGGAGGCAGTGCAAGTGGATCATTTGAGCAAGGCAGCAACATTAATGATGATATAAGGCAAAGTGCTACAAAAAG ATTTGCCGTTCCTCTAGTGACTAGAAGCACACTAGAAATTGTCATACCAAACAGTGCTGTTGCAAGCCTCACCATGAGAGCTGGTAGCAAGCTTGCTCAAATAAGCGAG ATATCTGGTGCTGCAGTAACGCTAGCCGAGGATAGATCTGACATCTTGCAGAAAGTTGTTCGAATATCTGGTACCCCTGAGCAGGCTAGCAAAGCTGAGAATTTGCTGCAGGGATTTATCCTTAGCA TTCCAGATGACATTCCTTCAGGTTAA